A region of Deinococcus rubellus DNA encodes the following proteins:
- a CDS encoding MBL fold metallo-hydrolase, with protein MNVQVIPLAAGECLNIAALTERGAAWRIRAYPAGFALLLHPAQGAVLFDTGYSPRVQTLMRRWPGLLYGLVTPVRLHSSQTALARLARLGITTSDVRHLIVSHLHADHVGALRDFPAADIYLDAGAYPPLRGLRGLRAVRRAFLPELLPPDFEARSRALTFESAPPAFAPFETVADVFGDGSMYALPVPGHAPGMIALVVRTQDNAALDGDGSGLTLLASDAAWSAKAARSGEQGHPLSNLLFWDVKQGQRSREQLRDWLAAHPRTRVIVSHDAPEPEPAAPEPDA; from the coding sequence ATGAACGTGCAGGTCATTCCCCTGGCGGCGGGCGAGTGCCTGAATATCGCGGCGCTGACCGAACGCGGCGCGGCATGGCGCATCCGGGCCTACCCGGCGGGCTTCGCGCTGCTGCTGCACCCGGCCCAGGGCGCAGTGCTGTTCGACACCGGCTACTCTCCACGGGTCCAGACCCTGATGCGGCGCTGGCCGGGCCTGCTCTACGGCCTCGTCACGCCGGTTCGCCTGCACTCCTCGCAGACCGCACTGGCGCGCCTGGCACGGCTGGGCATCACCACCAGCGACGTGCGGCACCTCATCGTCTCGCACTTGCACGCCGATCACGTGGGGGCGCTGCGCGACTTCCCAGCAGCGGACATATATCTCGACGCCGGGGCCTATCCACCGTTGCGGGGCTTGCGGGGCCTGCGGGCGGTGCGGCGGGCCTTCTTGCCAGAACTCCTGCCGCCAGATTTCGAGGCCAGAAGTCGGGCGCTGACGTTTGAATCTGCCCCACCCGCCTTCGCCCCTTTTGAGACCGTGGCCGACGTGTTCGGCGATGGCAGCATGTACGCCCTGCCAGTGCCGGGCCACGCGCCGGGCATGATTGCCCTGGTGGTACGAACGCAAGACAATGCTGCGCTGGACGGGGACGGCAGCGGCCTGACCCTGCTCGCCAGCGACGCCGCCTGGAGCGCGAAGGCGGCGCGGAGTGGCGAGCAGGGCCACCCGCTGTCCAATTTGCTGTTCTGGGACGTGAAACAGGGCCAGCGAAGCCGCGAGCAGCTTCGCGACTGGCTCGCCGCGCACCCCCGGACCCGCGTGATCGTCAGCCACGATGCACCGGAGCCGGAACCCGCCGCGCCGGAACCAGATGCTTGA
- a CDS encoding NAD-dependent epimerase/dehydratase family protein gives MRILVTGATGFLGGAAARALARSGHDVIGTGRDLERGAALEAAGVRFVAFDLHKPPSPLLSRLDAVLHCAARSSLWGRWADFEADNVAVSARLACACAQRGLRLVHISTPSVYNATGLTRQVPETASLGPRFDSLYARSKYRAELEVRFHLPDATILRPRGLYGPGDSSLMPRLVRALRSGRLPRLSRQEVHTELTHVQNVVHAIELALERPAAGVFNITDGVSVPIWATLNRLAGALRVPRPTRYVPAKVAERAAALLEGLYRLSPGAPEPPITASGLRLLTRPMTLDLTRAREMLGYTPVIHPEDGLNEVIAAL, from the coding sequence ATGCGAATTCTGGTCACGGGCGCAACCGGCTTTCTGGGCGGCGCGGCGGCGCGTGCCCTGGCCCGCTCGGGCCATGACGTGATCGGTACGGGCCGCGACCTGGAGCGGGGGGCCGCTCTGGAGGCGGCAGGCGTGCGCTTCGTGGCCTTCGACCTGCACAAGCCTCCCAGCCCGCTTCTCAGCCGCCTGGACGCCGTCCTGCACTGCGCCGCCCGCTCGTCGTTGTGGGGCCGCTGGGCCGACTTCGAGGCCGACAACGTGGCGGTGAGCGCCCGGCTCGCCTGCGCCTGCGCTCAGCGGGGGCTGCGCCTCGTTCATATCAGCACGCCCAGCGTCTACAACGCCACCGGCCTGACCCGTCAGGTGCCGGAAACTGCGTCACTTGGCCCGCGCTTCGACAGCCTGTACGCCCGCAGCAAATACCGGGCCGAGCTGGAGGTGCGTTTTCACCTGCCCGACGCCACCATCCTGCGCCCACGCGGCCTCTACGGCCCCGGCGACAGCAGCCTGATGCCCCGGCTGGTGCGGGCACTCCGCAGCGGGCGGCTCCCCAGACTCAGCCGCCAGGAAGTCCATACCGAACTCACCCACGTCCAAAACGTCGTCCACGCCATCGAACTGGCCCTGGAGCGGCCCGCCGCCGGGGTCTTCAACATCACCGACGGCGTGAGCGTGCCGATCTGGGCCACGCTCAACCGCCTCGCGGGCGCGCTGAGGGTGCCGCGCCCGACGCGCTACGTTCCGGCGAAAGTGGCGGAGCGAGCGGCAGCGCTGCTGGAAGGCCTTTACCGACTGAGTCCCGGCGCACCCGAACCGCCCATCACGGCCAGCGGCCTGCGCCTGCTGACCCGGCCCATGACGCTCGACCTGACCCGAGCCCGCGAGATGCTGGGCTACACGCCGGTCATTCATCCCGAGGACGGTTTAAATGAGGTGATCGCCGCCCTATGA
- a CDS encoding 3-oxoacyl-ACP synthase III family protein yields MITPLPFQILSTAQALPQRVVTTAEVAALCGVPAEVAEARSGVRERRWLSEGETALALGAQAAREALSAAQLEIGDVDVLLNASGSQLQPIPDGAALLARELGASGLAAYSLHGTCLSFLLALQHAALLIGTQRAQHVLIISSESGSLGLNFAEAESSLLIGDGAAAVLLGPAERADQGLHAARFETYPEGAAHTQIRGGGSLLNDRSPGGIRREDYLFEMQGLSILKLASRVVPGFLERLRPGLSAGLPGIDRVIPHQASAAGLALMRRYGWPENRVEVTLPTLGNVIAASLPLTLHQALSSGRATPGDSLLLVGTGAGLTAGGLIVTL; encoded by the coding sequence ATGATCACCCCGCTGCCCTTCCAAATTCTCTCCACCGCCCAGGCGTTGCCGCAGCGGGTGGTCACGACAGCGGAGGTGGCCGCGCTGTGCGGCGTGCCTGCTGAAGTGGCCGAGGCACGCAGCGGGGTGCGTGAGCGGCGCTGGCTCTCGGAAGGCGAAACCGCGCTGGCGCTGGGCGCACAGGCAGCGCGTGAAGCGCTCTCGGCAGCTCAACTTGAAATCGGCGACGTGGACGTGCTGCTCAACGCCTCCGGTAGCCAGCTGCAACCGATTCCCGACGGCGCGGCGCTGCTGGCCCGCGAACTGGGGGCAAGTGGACTGGCCGCCTACAGCCTGCACGGCACCTGCCTGAGCTTTCTGCTGGCCCTCCAGCACGCCGCCCTGCTGATCGGCACGCAGCGGGCACAGCATGTCCTGATCATCAGCAGCGAGTCGGGCAGTCTCGGACTGAATTTCGCTGAGGCCGAGAGCAGCCTGCTGATCGGTGACGGAGCGGCGGCGGTGCTGCTGGGGCCTGCCGAGCGCGCGGACCAGGGCCTGCACGCCGCCCGCTTCGAAACCTACCCGGAAGGTGCGGCCCACACCCAGATCCGGGGCGGGGGCAGCCTGCTCAATGACCGCAGCCCCGGCGGCATCCGGCGCGAGGATTACCTGTTCGAGATGCAGGGGCTGAGCATCCTGAAACTCGCCAGCCGGGTGGTGCCGGGCTTTCTGGAGCGGCTGCGCCCCGGCCTGAGCGCCGGGCTGCCAGGCATTGACCGGGTCATCCCGCACCAGGCCAGCGCGGCGGGGCTCGCCCTGATGCGGCGCTACGGCTGGCCCGAAAACCGGGTGGAGGTGACCCTGCCGACACTGGGCAACGTGATCGCCGCCAGCCTGCCGCTGACCCTGCACCAGGCGCTCAGCAGCGGGCGGGCAACTCCCGGCGACAGCCTGCTGCTGGTCGGCACCGGCGCGGGCCTCACGGCGGGCGGCCTGATCGTGACGTTGTGA
- a CDS encoding ATP-binding protein: MVLGTEDATPTIFWFSVLPGASVQLDDLVVVQTLKPNGQPVHFYGAVDNVRKRHEGVTFESDVEDIVAGVLPASVSYAARVLVTRVDPEDFIPPQPGDVVRHARGDALKMALSADKMEEAAFPAGLIADGQVLPLNFRFVNGESGGHINISGISGVATKTSYALFLLHSIFRSGVMDKVAQKSGGRQAGTAGGKAIIFNVKGEDLLFLDQPNSKVADKEAQARVTKGLSADRYALLGLPMSPFRDVQFLAPPRAGAVGAAIVPHVDQRASGVTPFVFTLREFCLRRMLPYVFSDAGSSLNLGFVIGNIEEKLARLGADGTGAALLVADWDPLQSEDVPDDIQFDALGKVSLQTFPQLISYLEYKLLEQNDGEGDPKWVLKQSPGTLRAFVRRLRGVQKHLTPLVRGDLTPQQAERYRPNLISGGFQMSVVDIHNLSGPAQMFVVGVLLRDLFEYKEKNGRQDTVFVVLDELNKYAPRDDSSPIKDVLLDIAERGRSLGIILIGAQQTASEVERRIVSNAAIRVVGRLDLAEAERPEYRFLPQSFRARAGILQPGTMLVSQPDIPNPVLVNYPFPAWATRGDEVGESGRPVVEEGEEWLT; encoded by the coding sequence ATGGTGCTGGGCACCGAGGACGCCACGCCGACCATTTTCTGGTTCTCGGTGTTGCCCGGCGCGAGTGTGCAACTCGACGACCTGGTGGTGGTGCAGACCTTGAAGCCCAACGGCCAGCCGGTTCATTTCTACGGCGCGGTGGATAACGTGCGAAAGCGCCACGAGGGCGTCACCTTCGAGTCGGACGTGGAGGACATCGTGGCCGGGGTGCTGCCCGCCTCGGTGAGCTACGCCGCCAGGGTGCTGGTGACCCGCGTGGACCCGGAAGACTTCATTCCGCCGCAGCCGGGCGACGTGGTGCGGCACGCGCGCGGCGACGCGCTGAAGATGGCCCTCAGCGCCGACAAGATGGAGGAGGCCGCCTTCCCGGCGGGCCTGATCGCTGATGGGCAGGTGCTGCCACTCAATTTCCGCTTCGTCAACGGCGAGTCCGGTGGGCACATCAACATCTCCGGCATTTCCGGCGTCGCCACCAAGACCAGTTACGCCCTGTTTTTGCTGCACTCCATCTTCCGCAGCGGCGTGATGGACAAGGTCGCCCAGAAAAGCGGCGGGCGGCAGGCGGGCACGGCGGGCGGTAAGGCCATCATCTTCAACGTCAAGGGCGAGGACCTGCTGTTTCTGGACCAGCCCAACAGCAAGGTGGCCGACAAGGAAGCCCAGGCCCGCGTCACCAAGGGGCTGAGCGCGGACCGCTACGCACTGCTGGGGCTCCCGATGTCTCCCTTCCGCGATGTGCAGTTCCTGGCCCCGCCGCGTGCAGGTGCAGTGGGCGCGGCCATCGTGCCGCACGTGGACCAGCGCGCTTCGGGCGTCACGCCATTCGTGTTCACCCTGCGCGAGTTCTGCCTGCGCCGGATGCTGCCGTATGTCTTCTCCGACGCCGGAAGCAGTCTCAACCTGGGGTTCGTCATCGGCAACATCGAGGAAAAACTGGCCCGGCTGGGGGCGGACGGTACGGGCGCGGCCCTGCTGGTGGCCGACTGGGACCCCTTGCAGTCCGAGGATGTGCCCGACGACATCCAGTTCGATGCGCTGGGCAAGGTCAGCCTGCAAACCTTCCCGCAACTGATCTCTTACCTCGAATACAAATTGCTGGAGCAAAACGACGGCGAGGGCGATCCCAAGTGGGTGCTCAAGCAGTCGCCCGGCACCCTGCGGGCCTTCGTGCGGCGGCTGCGCGGCGTGCAAAAGCACCTGACACCCCTGGTGCGCGGCGACCTGACCCCGCAGCAGGCCGAGCGGTACCGCCCTAACCTGATCAGCGGCGGCTTTCAGATGAGTGTGGTCGACATCCACAATCTCTCCGGCCCGGCGCAGATGTTCGTGGTGGGCGTGCTGCTGCGCGATTTGTTCGAGTACAAGGAGAAAAACGGGCGGCAGGACACGGTGTTCGTGGTGCTGGACGAACTCAACAAGTACGCTCCGCGCGACGATTCCAGCCCGATCAAAGATGTGCTGCTCGACATTGCCGAGCGGGGCCGCAGCCTGGGTATCATCTTGATCGGCGCGCAGCAAACCGCCAGCGAGGTGGAGCGCCGGATCGTCTCGAATGCGGCCATCCGGGTGGTGGGCAGGCTCGATCTGGCCGAGGCCGAGCGCCCCGAGTACCGCTTTTTGCCGCAGAGCTTTCGCGCCCGAGCGGGCATCTTGCAGCCCGGCACCATGCTGGTCTCTCAGCCCGACATTCCCAATCCGGTGCTGGTCAATTACCCGTTTCCGGCGTGGGCCACGCGCGGCGACGAGGTGGGGGAGAGCGGCAGGCCGGTGGTGGAAGAGGGCGAGGAGTGGCTGACCTGA
- a CDS encoding DUF4384 domain-containing protein → MPTTKILLLTLSAALLAAPAHASGATLSPQSIIVNPAQPSLGVQVWVGKDAQGQGTASYRIGEAIRVGVQVTQDAYVYLFDINSAGEISLFVPNGYDGPQGNFVAAGRRMVFPGQGAQYTLTVGGPRGQDRILALASRTALDLSDIASFAGSQGFGSVTVQGEAQLGQVLSGAVSNLDAQDWVTAVTYYGVGVRGQGNPQVTGPIIVVVPPPAPVQPAPAQPTPVQPAPPPIPVVTIQPGERGDGSFDSTVREAFDRTTGAQALGSAESYVARWGTGVRQKFTGAAAYGRAVILHADGSNRAYAVHGRILERYLTLSQAESGGTKPPARLGWAAGDEKIIPRNRYGSTGLYGFFQNGALYFSERYGTYWLVGDLLKKYQGLGGSGSFLGFPIRDQYLMNGGWAGDFEGGSIRYQNGTYQVYRK, encoded by the coding sequence ATGCCCACGACAAAAATCCTGCTGCTGACCCTGTCCGCCGCCCTGCTCGCCGCCCCCGCCCACGCCAGCGGGGCCACCCTCAGCCCGCAGAGCATCATCGTCAACCCGGCCCAGCCCTCGCTCGGCGTACAGGTGTGGGTGGGCAAGGACGCCCAGGGCCAGGGCACCGCCAGCTACCGCATCGGCGAGGCAATCCGGGTGGGCGTGCAGGTCACCCAGGACGCTTACGTGTATCTGTTTGACATTAACAGCGCGGGCGAGATCAGCCTGTTCGTGCCCAACGGCTATGACGGCCCCCAGGGCAACTTCGTGGCGGCGGGGCGTCGTATGGTCTTTCCCGGCCAGGGCGCGCAGTACACCCTGACGGTGGGCGGCCCGCGCGGTCAGGACCGGATTCTGGCGCTGGCCAGCCGGACGGCGCTCGACTTATCAGACATCGCCAGCTTCGCCGGATCGCAGGGCTTCGGCTCCGTCACGGTGCAGGGCGAGGCCCAGCTCGGCCAGGTACTGTCGGGGGCCGTGAGCAACCTCGACGCCCAGGACTGGGTCACGGCGGTGACGTACTACGGCGTCGGCGTGCGTGGGCAGGGCAACCCGCAGGTCACTGGCCCGATCATCGTGGTGGTGCCGCCGCCCGCACCTGTCCAGCCCGCGCCAGCCCAGCCAACTCCCGTGCAGCCCGCGCCACCACCCATCCCCGTCGTCACCATTCAGCCCGGCGAGCGCGGGGACGGCAGCTTTGACAGCACCGTACGCGAGGCATTTGACCGGACGACGGGGGCACAGGCCCTCGGCAGCGCCGAGAGCTACGTGGCGCGCTGGGGCACGGGCGTGCGGCAAAAGTTTACGGGGGCCGCCGCTTATGGCCGCGCAGTGATTTTGCACGCCGATGGCAGCAACCGGGCCTACGCCGTTCACGGCCGCATTCTGGAGCGCTATCTGACACTGAGCCAAGCTGAGAGCGGCGGCACGAAACCCCCCGCCCGGCTGGGCTGGGCAGCAGGCGACGAGAAGATCATTCCGCGCAACCGTTACGGCTCCACCGGCCTCTACGGCTTCTTCCAGAACGGGGCGCTTTACTTCTCGGAGAGGTACGGGACCTACTGGCTGGTCGGCGACCTGCTCAAAAAATATCAGGGGCTGGGCGGCTCCGGAAGCTTCCTGGGCTTTCCCATCCGCGACCAATACCTGATGAACGGCGGCTGGGCGGGCGACTTCGAGGGCGGCAGTATCCGTTACCAGAACGGGACTTATCAGGTGTACAGGAAGTAA
- a CDS encoding DUF1572 domain-containing protein — MPDTQSDVAHLYLTDVRTRMRNLKALGEGALVQLTEADWHTVLSDGGNSAAVLVQHLSGNMHSRWNGLRHGYQAGLDGETAGRNRDAEFEDGKLSADKLRGVWDGGWAVFLETLDHLSPADLTRTLSIRGETHTILEAVQRQVMHYSGHIYQLVLLVKTLRGDGWQTLSIGRGGSAAFNASMREKRP; from the coding sequence ATGCCTGACACTCAATCTGATGTGGCCCACCTTTATCTGACCGATGTGCGGACGCGGATGCGGAACCTCAAAGCGCTGGGTGAAGGAGCGCTCGTGCAACTTACTGAGGCCGACTGGCATACGGTTCTCTCGGATGGGGGAAACTCGGCCGCCGTGCTGGTACAGCATCTCAGCGGCAACATGCACTCACGCTGGAACGGACTCAGGCACGGCTACCAGGCCGGGCTGGACGGTGAGACGGCAGGCCGCAACCGCGACGCCGAGTTCGAGGACGGCAAGTTGAGCGCCGATAAGCTTCGAGGCGTCTGGGATGGGGGTTGGGCTGTGTTTCTGGAGACGCTCGACCACCTCTCCCCCGCCGACCTGACCCGCACCCTGAGCATCCGGGGTGAGACACATACCATTCTGGAAGCGGTGCAGCGCCAGGTCATGCACTACAGCGGCCACATCTACCAGCTGGTGCTGCTGGTCAAAACCTTGCGCGGCGACGGGTGGCAGACGCTGAGCATCGGGCGGGGAGGGTCGGCGGCGTTCAACGCTTCAATGCGCGAAAAAAGGCCCTGA
- a CDS encoding F390 synthetase-related protein — MLDRLTVLGHALNEGGLLFRDRAKLERHQSRLATEHLRWAAVHSSYTASRFRQAGLGVGQWRQLPPISKAEMMANFGTLNTAGVTLAEVLAVARHAEQTRDFSPVLRTPGGEITVGLSSGTSGNQGAFLVSRTERLQWAGVVLRHLLPGWPAGLLRRQRVAFVLRAEGQLYRSVGSSRLHFEFLDLLRPVDELAERLTAIRPTLLIGPPGVLCALLNAGATARPERVVSVAEVLEDADRAALEAGFGPVVEVYQATEGLLALPCPHGHLHLNEAHVHFDFEALGNGYVQPVLTDLRRRAQPMIRHRLNDLLVLADGCTCEQAARRVARIAGRQDDALNLPSASGTRLTIWPDFVRGALNRVADLREYRAAQVGAATLHLQLDPDAPALREAAEREMRSALARLGVGDIELMFGPLLADWPGAKRRRVVQSWH; from the coding sequence ATGCTTGACCGCCTGACGGTGCTGGGCCACGCGCTGAACGAAGGCGGCCTGCTGTTCCGTGACCGCGCCAAGCTGGAACGGCATCAATCCCGGCTGGCCACCGAACATCTGCGCTGGGCAGCGGTTCATAGCTCCTACACCGCCAGCCGCTTTCGTCAGGCCGGACTGGGCGTGGGCCAGTGGCGGCAACTCCCACCGATCAGCAAGGCCGAGATGATGGCGAATTTTGGCACGCTCAACACCGCCGGGGTGACGCTGGCCGAGGTGCTGGCCGTGGCCCGCCACGCCGAGCAGACCCGCGACTTTTCGCCGGTGCTCCGCACGCCGGGCGGCGAGATCACGGTGGGCCTGTCGAGCGGCACCAGTGGCAACCAGGGCGCGTTTCTGGTCAGCCGCACCGAGCGCCTCCAGTGGGCCGGGGTGGTGCTGCGTCATCTGCTGCCGGGCTGGCCTGCGGGGCTGCTCAGGCGGCAGCGGGTCGCCTTCGTACTGCGGGCCGAGGGCCAGCTCTACCGGAGTGTGGGCAGCTCGCGCCTGCACTTCGAGTTTCTGGATCTGCTGCGGCCCGTGGACGAACTGGCCGAGCGCCTTACGGCCATCCGGCCCACACTGCTGATCGGCCCACCGGGTGTGCTGTGCGCGCTGCTCAATGCCGGAGCCACCGCCCGCCCCGAGCGCGTCGTCAGCGTGGCCGAGGTACTCGAAGACGCAGACCGCGCCGCACTGGAAGCAGGATTCGGCCCGGTGGTGGAGGTTTATCAGGCCACCGAGGGGCTGCTGGCCCTGCCCTGCCCGCACGGCCACTTGCATCTCAACGAGGCGCATGTCCATTTCGACTTCGAGGCGTTGGGTAACGGTTATGTCCAACCCGTCCTGACCGATTTGCGCCGCCGCGCCCAGCCGATGATCCGCCACCGCCTGAACGACCTGCTGGTGCTGGCGGACGGCTGCACCTGCGAACAGGCCGCCCGGCGGGTGGCGCGCATCGCCGGGCGGCAGGACGACGCCCTGAATCTGCCCTCGGCCTCCGGCACCCGCCTCACCATCTGGCCGGACTTCGTGCGGGGAGCGCTGAACCGGGTCGCCGACCTGCGCGAGTACCGGGCTGCACAGGTCGGTGCGGCGACACTCCACCTTCAGCTCGACCCGGACGCGCCCGCCCTGCGGGAAGCAGCGGAGCGTGAGATGAGGTCGGCCCTCGCGCGTCTGGGCGTGGGCGACATAGAGCTGATGTTTGGACCGCTGCTGGCCGACTGGCCGGGAGCCAAGCGGCGGCGGGTGGTGCAAAGCTGGCACTGA
- a CDS encoding DNA double-strand break repair nuclease NurA, with protein MQIRLDPWPVDTLDGQLTLKPFAGLVFDAETPRWAAVARKPVPERLKRVLTIDGKPRMEARLLLDDDGALSVAGFGAYVVGAVDLCPHGSRQAELLGVRARRILAYSDEALSRVPVARFSPRNPHTGALEYQPHSFAGAQLEGPKSAVQRLMLASEQALAAELASPLPLDDTDANALAETLVLQDGPVRIGTAGSAVVGCVKTLHTDYLGADRIGLLSQLKPGERTPILRFAVGDNGLTPARTREQRFTWYVRLCEAPFYQHPLAGVMRLEMHAPEDTDFVPRAVLDIANLSGALLCRLASQPHKDARAPQNLIPTAALEQAMGRAMGSLDLVTRRIRSHLARELGVVA; from the coding sequence ATGCAGATTCGTCTCGACCCCTGGCCCGTGGATACCCTCGATGGGCAACTGACCCTCAAGCCCTTCGCCGGACTGGTGTTCGACGCCGAGACGCCGCGCTGGGCCGCCGTTGCCAGAAAGCCGGTGCCGGAGCGCCTGAAGAGGGTCTTGACCATTGACGGCAAGCCGCGCATGGAAGCCCGCTTGCTGCTCGACGACGACGGCGCACTCAGCGTGGCGGGTTTCGGGGCCTACGTGGTGGGCGCGGTGGATCTGTGCCCGCACGGCTCCCGGCAGGCCGAACTGCTGGGTGTGCGGGCGCGGCGCATCCTGGCCTACAGTGACGAGGCGCTCAGCCGGGTGCCGGTGGCCCGCTTCTCGCCGCGCAACCCCCACACCGGGGCGCTGGAGTACCAGCCGCACTCGTTTGCGGGCGCGCAACTCGAAGGCCCCAAGAGCGCTGTGCAGCGCCTGATGCTCGCCAGTGAGCAGGCCCTGGCCGCCGAACTCGCCTCACCGCTGCCGCTGGACGACACCGATGCCAACGCCCTGGCCGAGACGCTGGTGCTGCAAGACGGCCCGGTCAGAATCGGCACGGCGGGCAGCGCGGTGGTGGGCTGCGTCAAGACCCTGCACACCGATTACCTGGGCGCGGACCGGATCGGACTGCTCAGCCAGCTCAAACCCGGCGAGCGCACCCCGATTCTGCGTTTTGCGGTGGGCGACAACGGACTCACCCCCGCCCGCACCCGCGAGCAGCGCTTTACCTGGTACGTGCGGCTGTGCGAGGCCCCGTTTTATCAGCACCCGCTTGCCGGGGTCATGCGCCTGGAGATGCACGCTCCCGAGGACACCGACTTCGTGCCGCGCGCGGTGCTGGACATCGCCAACCTGTCGGGGGCACTGCTGTGCCGACTCGCCAGTCAGCCGCACAAGGACGCCCGCGCTCCGCAGAACCTGATTCCCACGGCGGCGCTGGAGCAGGCCATGGGCCGCGCGATGGGCAGCCTGGACCTGGTGACCCGGCGCATCAGAAGCCATCTGGCACGGGAACTGGGGGTCGTCGCGTGA
- a CDS encoding glycosyltransferase, giving the protein MPRPPSHLFSLYLGAAAGFFIVKSAVLLTNALTFPRLRPRETPAASLRPRVSLLIPARDEAHNLPRTLPGLLAQGADEVIVLDDQSGDGTAEVARALGASVIRGQPLPDGWYGKPWACQQLGQAASGDVLIFTDADVAWKPGALGAILHELGDKQADLLSVLPRPERLTLGARFLTPLVDAVVLCYLPYPMISWPQPSLSTGNGQLMAFRRPAFELAGGYSGVRAQILEDTQLARRLKKQGGRLTLALGASAVGVTMYGSYPASVEGFGKNSLAIHLHSRPLLILSGLWHLAVYTLPWLLPMPWWLRLAGLLERSLVNLVTGRRRPLDLAEGLLAPLTPLLALPAYRRALGRRVVWKGRTYVQK; this is encoded by the coding sequence ATGCCCCGCCCGCCTTCCCACCTGTTCTCCCTCTATCTCGGCGCTGCCGCTGGGTTCTTCATTGTCAAAAGCGCGGTGCTGCTGACCAATGCCCTCACCTTTCCGCGCCTTCGTCCGCGTGAGACGCCCGCAGCGTCGCTGCGCCCGCGCGTCTCGCTGCTGATTCCGGCGCGCGACGAGGCCCACAACCTGCCGCGCACCCTGCCGGGGCTGCTGGCCCAGGGTGCGGACGAGGTGATCGTGCTGGACGACCAGAGCGGTGACGGCACCGCCGAAGTGGCCCGCGCCCTGGGCGCAAGCGTCATCCGGGGCCAGCCGCTGCCAGACGGCTGGTACGGCAAGCCCTGGGCCTGTCAGCAACTCGGCCAGGCGGCCAGCGGCGACGTCCTGATCTTCACCGACGCCGACGTGGCCTGGAAGCCGGGCGCGCTCGGCGCGATTTTGCACGAATTGGGTGACAAGCAGGCCGATCTGCTGAGCGTGCTGCCTAGGCCCGAACGCCTGACGCTGGGCGCACGCTTCCTGACGCCGCTGGTGGACGCGGTGGTGCTGTGTTACTTGCCGTACCCGATGATCAGCTGGCCGCAACCCAGCCTCAGCACCGGCAACGGCCAGCTGATGGCTTTTCGCCGCCCCGCCTTCGAGCTGGCCGGGGGCTACAGCGGCGTGCGGGCGCAGATTCTGGAAGACACCCAGCTGGCCCGGCGGCTCAAGAAGCAGGGCGGGCGGCTGACCCTGGCCCTGGGCGCGTCGGCGGTGGGCGTCACCATGTACGGGAGTTACCCGGCCTCGGTGGAGGGCTTCGGCAAGAATTCGCTGGCCATTCACCTGCACTCGCGCCCGCTGCTGATTCTCTCGGGGCTGTGGCACCTGGCGGTCTATACCCTGCCCTGGCTGCTGCCTATGCCCTGGTGGCTGCGGCTGGCCGGGCTGTTGGAGCGCAGCCTGGTCAACCTGGTCACGGGCCGCCGCCGCCCGCTCGATCTGGCTGAAGGGTTGCTCGCGCCCCTGACGCCCCTGCTGGCGCTGCCTGCCTACCGCCGGGCACTGGGGCGGCGGGTGGTATGGAAAGGGCGGACGTATGTGCAGAAATAG